The Medicago truncatula cultivar Jemalong A17 chromosome 4, MtrunA17r5.0-ANR, whole genome shotgun sequence genome includes a region encoding these proteins:
- the LOC11434067 gene encoding aspartic proteinase Asp1 encodes MDVKNRGFSLIAFSLFLLLSSIFPHHFSAANKNNSIPPTSIHSLISSLVYTIKGNVYPDGLYTVSINIGNPPKPYELDIDTGSDLTWVQCDGPDAPCKGCTMPKDKLYKPNGKQVVKCSDPICVATQSTHVLGQICSKQSPPCVYNVQYADHASTLGVLVRDYMHIGSPSSSTKDPLVAFGWHARCGYEQKFSGPTPPHSKPAGILGLGNGKTSILSQLTSIGFIHNVLGHCLSAEGGGYLFLGDKFVPSSGIVWTPIIQSSLEKHYNTGPVDLFFNGKPTPAKGLQIIFDSGSSYTYFSSPVYTIVANMVNNDLKGKPLSRVKDPSLPICWKGVKPFKSLNEVNNYFKPLTLSFTKSKNLQFQLPPVAYLIITKYGNVCLGILNGNEAGLGNRNVVGDISLQDKVVVYDNEKQQIGWASANCKQIPRS; translated from the exons ATGGATGTGAAAAATAGAGGATTTTCATTGATAGCATTTTCACTCTTTCTATTACTTTCTTCTATTTTTCCTCATCATTTCTCAGCAGCCAATAAGAATAATTCAATCCCCCCAACTTCTATACATTCCCTCATTTCTTCTCTTGTTTACACAATTAAGGGAAATGTATATCCAGATGG GTTATACACCGTGTCCATCAACATTGGCAATCCTCCCAAACCTTACGAGCTTGACATCGACACCGGCAGTGATTTAACTTGGGTTCAATGCGATGGACCCGATGCACCGTGTAAAGGTTGCACCATG CCCAAAGATAAACTTTATAAACCTAATGGCAAACAAGTTGTAAAATGTTCGGATCCAATTTGTGTTGCAACCCAATCAACACATGTACTAGGTCAAATATGTTCTAAGCAAAGTCCACCATGTGTTTACAACGTTCAATATGCAGACCATGCATCAACTCTTGGTGTATTAGTCCGAGACTATATGCATATAGGAAGCCCTAGTAGCTCTACAAAGGATCCTTTGGTGGCATTCGG TTGGCATGCTAGGTGTGGATATGAGCAGAAGTTTTCTGGTCCTACTCCCCCACATTCCAAACCAGCTGGGATCCTTGGCCTTGGCAACGGAAAGACAAGTATTTTGTCTCAACTTACCTCTATTGGCTTTATCCACAATGTGTTAGGTCACTGCCTTAGTGCAGAAGGAGGAGGATATTTATTCCTTGGAGATAAGTTCGTTCCCTCATCTGGAATTGTTTGGACACCTATAATTCAAAGTTCATTAGA aAAACACTATAACACAGGTCCAGTAGATTTGTTTTTCAATGGAAAGCCTACTCCTGCTAAGGGTCTTCAAATTATCTTTGATAGTGGGAGCTCCTACACTTACTTCAGTTCCCCAGTCTATACCATTGTTGCTAATATG GTGAATAATGATTTAAAAGGGAAGCCACTTAGTAGAGTTAAGGATCCATCACTACCAATTTGTTGGAAGGGTGTCAAACCATTCAAATCTCTGAATGAAGTCAACAACTATTTCAAGCCCTTGACTCTGAGCTttacaaaatcaaagaatttGCAATTTCAACTGCCTCCTGTAGCTTATCTAATAATTAca AAATATGGCAATGTCTGCTTAGGGATTCTTAATGGCAATGAAGCTGGCTTGGGAAATCGTAATGTAGTTGGAG ACATCTCTTTGCAAGACAAGGTAGTGGTTTATGACAATGAGAAACAACAGATTGGATGGGCATCTGCAAATTGTAAACAAATTCCTCGGTCATAG